The sequence below is a genomic window from Streptococcus pantholopis.
GAACTAAGAGAAAACCGAGCAAAACCAATAAAACTAAGACAAAATGATCGTTAAAAACGTACCTTGAATAGCGCAGGAGCTGTAAAAGAAAACGCCTGCGACGGTCTTTAAAAACCCGAAACATCTCACACCTCTTTTGTCAAAGCCATATAAATAGCATTTAAGCTTGCTGTTTCATCCCCAAACTGTCTGCGGAGCTCAGATAGGCTCCCAGAAGCGCGTACCTCTCCCTTATGTAAAATGACAAAGCGGTCGCACATTTTTTCAGCAGAATCCAGGACATGTGTACTCATTAAAATCGATTTTCCTTTTGCTTTTTCGTCGGCCAGCAGATCACTTAGGTCAGCTATTGCTAAAGGATCCAGCCCCAAAAAAGGTTCATCGAAAATAAATAATTCAGGATCAACCAAAAAAGCACAAATAATCATGACTTTCTGCTTCATTCCCTTGGAAAAATAGGCAGGAAACCAATCCAGCTTATCATCTAACCGAAAAAGTTCCAAATAAGGCTGAACCCGCTTTAAGGCTGCACTCGTTTCAATATCATAAGCCATAGCCATTGTTTCAAAATGCTCTTTCAAAGTTAACTCATCATAGAGAACCGGCGTTTCGGGAATAAAACCAATTTTTTTACGGTAGGCAGACTGGTTTTGCTCCAAAGTCATCCCGTCAATGCTTATTGTTCCTTGAAAAGGGGTCAAAAGCCCGATAATCTCATTAATTGTTGTGGATTTTCCTGCGCCGTTTAAACCGATTAACCCCAGCACTTCACCGGATTTCACCGAAAAAGAAACATCTTTTAAAACAGGAAGACGGCTGTAACCGCCTGTAAGGTTCTCAATTTTTAACATGCTATTTCCCACTAACTTTGATATACTTATACTAAACATTATATCAAATTCATATAGAGAAGGGAAAATAAAATGGAAAACTGTCTTTTTTGTAAAATTGCAGAGGGTCAAATTCCCTCTGCCAAAGTTTATGAAGATGAGCATACATTGGCCTTTTTGGATATTTCCCAAACGACCAAAGGGCACATGCTTTTAATCCCTAAAAAACATGTGCGCAATACTCTTGAAATGGATGAAGGGCTGGCACAGACTGTTTTTGCCAGACTCCCTAAACTGGCACGTGCACTGCAAAAAGCGACCAAAGCCGGCGGAATGAACATCATCAACAATAATGAGGAGATAGCCGGGCAGACCGTCTTTCATGCCCATATCCACCTCATTCCCCGTTACAGCACAGATGATGGTCTGGAAATCCATTTCACTGCTCATGATTCGGACAGCTCAGCACTCAATTCTTTGGCTGATGACATCCGCAGTGAGGTGGGCCAATGAAAATGAAAGGTTATATCACCGTAGGCCTTTTGGCCTACACAAGCTACCGAGTCTACAAAAACCGTAAGGCTATCCGATCTCAGCTCCAGTCCGCCAAAGAATCTTTCCTAGTTGCTCAGGAAAATCTTCTTGATATAGGTGAGAGTTTAGAGAAAATTGCCCAGCAAAAAGACAATCTGCAGGCTGTCAAGCAAGATTTAAGCTATAAAGGACGTGTTTTCAATCAAGAAGTTCAGGCCTATCTGAAACAAATATCTGCTATCCTTGAAAAATACCAAGATAAACGGCCTTAAGCAAAAAATGTAAGCTCTGTAGCAAGATCAGCAGCGGCTTACCCTATATAATAAGAAAGAGAAGGCAAACGCTGTCTTCTCTTTCTTATTATTTAAAATCAGGAAAAGGTGATGCGATAAGATTATTTATGACCTCACGTTTGGTATTGAAAAAAGAAACACAAGATGCGTGAAAATTCCCTGTTCTTTTGAAAATTTTGAATTTGCTTTCTAAAACCCATTATGACTAGTTTTATAGCTTCTGCAGTTAAAAACGAGGCTGGGACAAAGTCCGCCTCGTTTCACTTTTTTAGACCTATGCACAGTGGTGGATTGGAAATTCTTGTCCCTTGTCAAGCAAGGTATAAGGTCCTCTCTAATCAACTGTGCAGAGGTGAGACAACAAAATCAAAATCGTCATTTTATGACAATTTCGATTTTTGTCATACTCTCTCTTCTAAAACTGTCTGCTGATTTAATAACCATAGCCATAATAGCTGGAATCAACAGCACCATTGCTTTGCTCCTGACCATAGCTATAGTCACTCTCAGCTGAATAGCTATCGCTGTAAGCCGTATCATCTGATGAGCTGTAATCTAAGCCGCTGTCATAATCAGAAGCAGAGCCGTAAAGATTTTCGTAAACAGTTGCTGTTGTTTTTACTTCCTTATTTTCGGACAGGCCTAATTCTGATTTGATGCGGTTTTGAATTTCCAGCAGGTGCTCACTTGTAACCACCTGATATGAAGCTCCCTCCAGCATAACATCTTCTCCTTTTAGCTGCTGAGAAGATATATTGCTTAACGCATCTGAATAATTCATCAACTGGGGCAGCGTACTGGTTGAAAGCTCAATGTTAGTCTGCATATTGCTGCTGACAGCTGAAAGAATTTTCTTATAGGAACCGACACTGTTAAGAGCCAGCAGTTTATCCATCACTTTTTGAATGACTTCACGCTGCCGTTTTTGACGGCCGTAATCGCCATCAGGATCATCATAGCGCATCCGAGCGTAGACCAAAGCCTGCTCACCGTTAATCTTATGTGTCCCGGGTTCAACAGTCGCAGTGTAGGCTGGTTCATTTTCTGAAATAGAAATAGGGAAATCAAATTCATTGGTCACCGTAATACCGCCGACAGCATCAACTAAGTCTACAAGGCCCTGCATGTTGATTTGCATATAGTAATCAATATCAATATCTAGCAAATCCTGAACAGTCATAATGGCCATCTGAGCACCGCCTGAAGCGTAAGCTGCGTTTAATTTGGCTTCCGCTCCGGTCATATCATTATCGTCAGGACCGGACAGGGTAATGAGAATATCCCGTTCCAAACTGGTCATTGTTGTTGATTTTGTCTGTGGATTGACAGTAACTAAAATCATCGAGTCACTGTTGCCTTCCCATTGGGAGTCTCTGTCAGCACTGCCGGTATCTACTCCCATCAGCAAAATCGAAAAAGGTTTGGTTTGCTGAATCGCTTCGCTTCCTGACCCAGTATTATAATTTTTAAAAGTTTTTGCCAGCTCACTGTTAGAGAAACTCAGGGCATCGGTGACATAAATCCCCGCAGCAACGAGCGTTGTCAAAATAATAGCTGTCAGCATGAGCAGAATTTTTTTTCCAAGTTTCATAGTTGTCTTTTTAATCTATGAGTCTACCCATCAGGTAAACATCAAGAAATTCTCCGTTTTCTGTTTTTATACCGCGTTTCTTAATACCTTCTACCATAAAGCCAAACTTTTTATAAATATGGACAGCGGCTTTATTTCGCCTCTGTACTGTCAGTTCCAGCCGCCGGATGAAGGGACTGTGTTCAGCCCAGTCAAGAGCCGCCTCCATCAGCAGCTGACCGATACCGTAGCCCCAATAATTTTTTAAAACAGCAACAAACAAATAGCCAATATGAGCTGTCAGAGGATGAGAATCACCGGAGACAATCAGGATTCCGGCTAAGTCATTGCCCAGCCTGGCTGTCAGGCAAATTTCATTTAAGCTCTCTGCCTTTTGAGAAAGAAAGGCCGCTACTTCAGTTTCTGTCAGCACATTCTCTTCAGAAAATTTCGTCAAAAAATCTGTTTCCGACAAAACTTGTTCTATGAGGGCAATAACAGCACCTGCATCATCAGGGCGGGCTTCTTCAACCAGTAATTCTTTTTGAGTCATTTTCAATCTCCTTAAGCAGGCGTTCAGAGGCCTCTCCATGACTGATAAAATTAAGCTGCCGGCCCCTTTCATTTTGGCTGATCAGTATTTCCAAGTAATCCTCCAGTAGCGTATCAGCTAAAAGCTCTCCCCATTCAATAACAGTCACACCGTCACCATAAAGAAAATCATCCAAATCAATTGAATCAGGATCGTCACCGATTCGATAAACATCCAGATGATAAAGAGGAAGGCGCCCCTCATACTCACGAACAATGGTGTAGGTCGGACTTTTAATCATCTGGCCAATACCCAGACCAAGGGCCAGCCCCTTCGTCAAAGTCGTCTTACCCGATCCAAGGTCGCCTGTCAAAACCAGCACTTGCCCTTTTTGCAATTTTCGGCCAATCTGCTCACCGATGGCAATCATTTGTTCTTCACTATGGCTGTAAAACATAGCCTTATTATACCAAAAAAAAGACCTTCTTCCAACTCGAAACAGCAAATCTTTCTTTGCTGGATAGCGGCGCAATAAATGGGATTGCTTCCTATAAGAATCTAAGCAATAAAAAACTCTCCCTGGTGAACTGCATCCATGTTAAAGTCGGAGTGATGTCCAACTCTTGGTCAGTCCACAAAAAAGAGTTTTCTTAATAGCTGGTAAAATTAATCGAACAGTAAAAACAAGTAAATGTCAGCTTTAGAGCAGCTGCTTTTTATCAACATAGAATCCTTGTTTAGGGATCTTACAAAATAGCCAAACTGATAAAATTAAGAATAAAGAGAGCATCTAAAACCCAGATTACAGCAGAAACGCTGCCGGCTTGGCCTTTAAAAATTTTAACAAGTGTATAGAAAATAAAACCAGTGGCAATACCGTGTGTAATGCTGTAAGCAAAGCCCATAAAAATAGAAGTGAAGAAAGCCGGAATGGCTTCACTGATATCGTGCCAGTCAATATTTTTAAGATTTGAGAGCATCATTATCCCCACGATAATGAGAATAGGGGCTGTCGCTGCATTAGGAACAATGGCCAGCAAAGGACTAAAGAGGCTGGAAATAGCGAAAAGAACAGCAACAACCAATGCCGTTAAGCCCGTCCGTCCGCCGGCACCGATACCGGCTGCCGATTCAACATAAGTAGTGACATTTGACGTTCCGGCAACGGCACCGACTGTTGTCCCCACTAAATCTGAAAAGAGGGCCCGATCCAGACCATTAGTGCCTTTTCCGCCTTCTTCTGCCCTGATAATCCCTACCTTTTCACCAGTCCCAATAAGAGTCCCTATAGTATCAAATATATCCGTCAGAGAAAAAGCAAGAATAGCCATTAAAACTTCCGGAATACGGGCAGTATCACCAAATAAAGAGCCTAAACCTTGGCTGCCTAAAGCTACCCCAAAAATAGAACGTAATTCTTTAAATGCAGTCCCGACATTATTGGAAGCCAAATCCACAGTTGAGAGATCAACGACACCAATTAAGATAGCAATGACTGTCGTTAAGGCAATGGAGATAATCACACCTCCTTTGATATTTTTAACCACAAAGAAGGCGGTGATGATTAAACCGATAATGGCAAGTATAACAGCCGGATTAGTAAACTCGACAAGCCCCGGAGTTGCTGATGAATTGGCAGTAATAGAGGCTAATCCTTCTTCTGCACCTTCACCGCTGACACTGTATGTCCCGGGATCAATGGAGAATTTCAGAAGCCCGGCATTTTTGATCCCAACATAGGCCAGAAAAATACCAATCCCAGCTGAAATGGCTGACTTCAGAGCTGCCGGAATGGATTCAATAATCATTTTTCGAACTTTAGTAACAGTAATGACAATAGAAATGAGACCGCATAAGAAAACCATTGCCAAGGCTTCCTGCCAGCTATAGCCCAGCGAAAATACGACGGTGTAAGTAAAGAATGCATTGAGTCCCATACCGGGTGCCTGTGCATAGGGCATATTGGCATAAAAAGCCATCATCAAAGTGCCGGCAACAGCACCAATGATTGTTGCCAGAAAAACACCCTGAGCAGGCATACCAGTCTGTGACAGCATTGACGGATTAACAAAAAGGATATAGGACATGGCAAAAAAGGTTGTTAACCCTGCCGTAATTTCAGTCCGAACATCTGTTCCGTGCTCTTTTAGCTTAAAAACTTTGTCCATTTTTTAGTTATTTCTCCTTTATTTACGAACGATAATAATATTTTACTATACAATCGTTCATTTTTCAACTGAGCAAACGAAAATTCTGTCTGAAGACCTACAGCACACTTTCCAGTATAGGGTTTGTTAATCGTCACCTAACAGGATGAGCAGCATCAGCTGAATAAATGTTAAGCCTAAAAACAAAGGCAGGTTAAGAGCAGCAAACTGACCGAGAAGCTGGTTGAAAGCCTCGGCAGGACTGTTGAAAAAGGTTGACCAGGCAAAGGGATTGTGTCTGCTCGATACGATAAAAAAGCTGGTTATTAAAGTAAAACAGGGCAGCAGAAAATAGTATAAATAGCGGTTAAGCTTTACACTTTTTAAAAACAGGCGGAAACTCAGAACCGCAGCAAGTAAAGTAAAAACAAGAGCCGCTAAATAGGCAGCAAAGGGACCTGATCCTTCTGCAGTCCAGAGCACACTGCTATCCCAGGATAAATCCGCAATCCCCAGTAAGACATTAAAAATATGGGGATAGGCGAAACACCAAATCAGAAAAGCAGGCACACGAAAAAGGGCTTTCTTAGTATGCTGAGCCACAAACCCCATTTCCAAGCTGACCGCAGCAAAGATAAGACTGGCCATCAGCCCTTCTGCTGCAGGCTGGTAAACTGCAAGAGCAATAAAGACAAAAGCGGCAAAGGCATGGGTTAAAATCATTTTAGACATACAAATACTCCAATCTCTACCGTTTATTATACCATAGAAAACAGGCTGTTTTTTCATTATCCTTCTTCTTGATGATATGGTATAATCATCAGTATGGCTAGAAAAATGATTGCAATTGATTTAGATGGGACGCTCCTGCACAGCGACAACACTATATCGGTTTACACTGCGGAAACAATCAGAAAGGTCACAGCCAGAGGACATCTGGTTATCATTGCTACAGGCCGGCCCTTTTCAATGGCCGCAGCCCACTATGACCACCTAGGGCTGACTACTCCTTTGATCAGTTTTAACGGCGCTCTGACACATATTCCCAATCAGAGATGGTCTCAAGAGCTCAGTGTTACTATTGATAAGCGCTATTTATTTGACGTATTAGAGCAAAAACAAGCCTTTGCGGCTGATTTTATCGCCAGTGAGTACCGAAAAAAATTTTATATCACAATGGATAATCCTGGAGCTATCAGACCGGAATTGTTCGGTGTGGAAAAAATTACCGATCAGATGCGGCTGGATCCTCTGAAGATTACACAAAATCCAAAAGGACTGCTCATGCAGACCAGGCATGAAGACAAGTATGCGCTGGCAAATGATATGCGGCGGTATTTTAATAATGAATTGGAAATCGATTCTTGGGGCGGACCGCTGAATATCTTAGAATTTTCTGCTAGAGGTGTCAACAAGGCTTTTGCTCTAAAACACCTTCTTTCCATCTATAAGCTGACTAGAGAAGAATTAATTGCTTTTGGAGACGAACACAATGATACAGAAATGCTGGCCCTTGCCCGAACTGGCTATGCTATGAAAAATGCTAATCCTATTCTTCTGCCCTATGCTGATGAACAGCTAACTCTAACCAATGAAGAAGATGGTGTGGCAAAAGAATTGGAAAAATTATTCCTATAAATAAAGTATTAAAAAGTATCGCAGCAGAATTTCAAGAAGCGGTACTTTTTAATTTTTGAGAACTTTCAAAAACGTTCATATAAAATCAGCTAAAATGCTTGAAAATGAAGGCTTTTTTTGCTTTTTGAAAATTTTTATCAAAATTCTATTGCTTTTTCATTGAAAACGTTTTACAATTAATATGTTCTTAAATTTCCCTAAACTAAAAAAGAATGGCCAGAATAAACTGCTCCCCTTTAAGAACTGGATTATATCCAAGGGAGTTCCTTTATTTTGGAAGGAGATTATTCTTTTTCATTTTAAGGAAAAAAACTATTTAAGGAGGAAGAACAAGAATGGGTATCGGTATTATCATTGCCAGCCACGGTAAATTTGCCGAAGGCATCCATCAGTCCGGTTCAATGATCTTTGGTGATCAGGACAAGGTCCAGACAGTCACTTTCATGCCAAGTGAAGGGCCGGATGACTTGTATGCACATTTCAAGGATGCTGTGGCACAATTTGACGCTGATGATGAAATCCTCGTACTGGCTGATCTTTGGAGCGGTTCACCGTTTAATCAAGCCAGCCGCGTGATGGAGGAAAATCCAGAACGCAAAATGGCTATCATCACCGGCCTCAGTTTGCCAATGCTTATTCAAGCCTACACAGAGCGGATGATGGACGCAAATGCTGGGGTTGAACAAGTTGCTGCCAATATCATAAAAGAGGCTAAGGATGGGGTCAAGGCTCTCCCAGAAGCACTTAATCCGGCAGAGGCCCCTGAAGCAGCTCCTGCTGCGCAGGAAACTGTTCAAGGCGCTATTCCTGAAGGAACCGTTATCGGTGACGGCAAGCTTAAAATCAATCTTGCCCGTGTCGATACACGTCTTCTGCACGGACAAGTTGCGACCAACTGGACACCGGCTTCAAAGGCAAACAGAATCATCGTGGCTTCGGATACTGTAGCACAGGATGAACTGCGCAAAGGCTTGATTAAGCAAGCAGCTCCCGGCGGCGTAAAAGCCAATGTTGTCCCAATTAAGAAATTAATTGAAGCGGCTAAGGATCCGCGCTTTGGCAATACGCATGCGCTTATCTTATTTGAAACACCGCAGGAAGCCCTAGAAGCGATTGAAGGCGGAGTGCCAATAACGGAACTGAATATCGGTTCAATGGCTCATTCAACCGGAAAAACTATGGTGAACAATGTCTTATCCATGGATAAAGATGATGTCGCCACATTTGAAAAATTGCGCGACCTAGGGGTCAGCTTTGATGTTCGTAAAGTGCCAAACGACTCACCAAAAGATTTGTTTGACCTAATCAGCAAAGCAAATGTCCAATAAGAGACTGGTCTTAATAAAAAAAGCTGGTCTTGTCCATTGAAAACTTTTCTATCAAACGAAAGGAACTAGAATAATGTCAGTTATTTCTATGATTTTAGTCGTTGTTGTTGCCTTCTTAGCAGGTCTTGAAGGTATCCTCGACCAATTCCAATTCCATCAACCGCTTGTTGCATGTACCCTCATCGGTCTTGTAACAGGGCACCTTGAAGCAGGTGTTATCCTTGGTGGTACTCTGCAAATGATCGCCCTTGGCTGGGCTAATATCGGGGCTGCTGTTGCTCCCGATGCTGCACTTGCTTCTGTCGCCTCTGCTATTATCATGGTTCAAGGTGGCGACTTCACCAGCAAAGGTATCAGTTTTGCTTATACAACAGCTATTCCTCTTGCCGTTGCAGGTCTTTTCCTTACCATGATTGTTCGTACAATCTCAGTTGGTTTGGTTCACGGTGCTGATGCGGCCGCTAAAGATGGAAACTTTGCTATTGTAGAACGCACTCACTTGATTGCTCTCCTCCTTCAAGGTCTTCGTATCGCTGTTCCTGCTGCACTCCTTCTTGCTGTACCAACATCAGTTGTACAAGGTATCTTGGAAGCTATGCCGGAATGGTTATCAGGCGGTATGGCTGTCGGTGGCGGTATGGTTGTTGCCGTAGGTTACGCTATGGTTATCAACATGATGGCTACTCGCGAAGTATGGCCATTCTTCGCCATTGGTTTTGCCCTTGCTGCACTGACCGATTTGACTCTGATCGCCATGGGTACAATCGGTGTCGCTCTTGCCTTTATCTATATCAACCTTTCTAAACAAGGTGGTAATAGCGGCGGAAATACTGGTGGGTCTGGCGACCCAATCGGTGACATCCTAGAGGATTACTAAGAGAAGGGAGAAAATCATCATGGCAGAAAAATTACAACTTTCAAAATCTGATCGCCAAAAAGTTTGGTGGCGTTCTACCTTCCTTCAAGGTTCTTGGAACTATGAACGGATGCAAAACCTGGGTTGGGCTTACTCACTTATCCCGGCTATCAAGAGACTTTACACTAAAAAAGAAGAACAGGCTGCTGCACTTGAACGTCACTTAGAGTTCTTTAATACTCATCCATACGTTGCAGCGCCGATTCTCGGGGTAACTTTGGCACTGGAAGAAGAACGTGCCAACGGTGCTGAGATTGACGATGCTGCTATCCAAGGGGTTAAAATCGGTATGATGGGACCTTTAGCTGGTATCGGTGATCCGGTTTTCT
It includes:
- a CDS encoding PTS mannose/fructose/sorbose transporter subunit IIC, which encodes MSVISMILVVVVAFLAGLEGILDQFQFHQPLVACTLIGLVTGHLEAGVILGGTLQMIALGWANIGAAVAPDAALASVASAIIMVQGGDFTSKGISFAYTTAIPLAVAGLFLTMIVRTISVGLVHGADAAAKDGNFAIVERTHLIALLLQGLRIAVPAALLLAVPTSVVQGILEAMPEWLSGGMAVGGGMVVAVGYAMVINMMATREVWPFFAIGFALAALTDLTLIAMGTIGVALAFIYINLSKQGGNSGGNTGGSGDPIGDILEDY
- the tsaE gene encoding tRNA (adenosine(37)-N6)-threonylcarbamoyltransferase complex ATPase subunit type 1 TsaE → MFYSHSEEQMIAIGEQIGRKLQKGQVLVLTGDLGSGKTTLTKGLALGLGIGQMIKSPTYTIVREYEGRLPLYHLDVYRIGDDPDSIDLDDFLYGDGVTVIEWGELLADTLLEDYLEILISQNERGRQLNFISHGEASERLLKEIENDSKRITG
- a CDS encoding ABC transporter ATP-binding protein — translated: MLKIENLTGGYSRLPVLKDVSFSVKSGEVLGLIGLNGAGKSTTINEIIGLLTPFQGTISIDGMTLEQNQSAYRKKIGFIPETPVLYDELTLKEHFETMAMAYDIETSAALKRVQPYLELFRLDDKLDWFPAYFSKGMKQKVMIICAFLVDPELFIFDEPFLGLDPLAIADLSDLLADEKAKGKSILMSTHVLDSAEKMCDRFVILHKGEVRASGSLSELRRQFGDETASLNAIYMALTKEV
- a CDS encoding HIT family protein gives rise to the protein MENCLFCKIAEGQIPSAKVYEDEHTLAFLDISQTTKGHMLLIPKKHVRNTLEMDEGLAQTVFARLPKLARALQKATKAGGMNIINNNEEIAGQTVFHAHIHLIPRYSTDDGLEIHFTAHDSDSSALNSLADDIRSEVGQ
- a CDS encoding Cof-type HAD-IIB family hydrolase — protein: MARKMIAIDLDGTLLHSDNTISVYTAETIRKVTARGHLVIIATGRPFSMAAAHYDHLGLTTPLISFNGALTHIPNQRWSQELSVTIDKRYLFDVLEQKQAFAADFIASEYRKKFYITMDNPGAIRPELFGVEKITDQMRLDPLKITQNPKGLLMQTRHEDKYALANDMRRYFNNELEIDSWGGPLNILEFSARGVNKAFALKHLLSIYKLTREELIAFGDEHNDTEMLALARTGYAMKNANPILLPYADEQLTLTNEEDGVAKELEKLFL
- a CDS encoding GNAT family N-acetyltransferase; its protein translation is MTQKELLVEEARPDDAGAVIALIEQVLSETDFLTKFSEENVLTETEVAAFLSQKAESLNEICLTARLGNDLAGILIVSGDSHPLTAHIGYLFVAVLKNYWGYGIGQLLMEAALDWAEHSPFIRRLELTVQRRNKAAVHIYKKFGFMVEGIKKRGIKTENGEFLDVYLMGRLID
- a CDS encoding NCS2 family permease, with product MDKVFKLKEHGTDVRTEITAGLTTFFAMSYILFVNPSMLSQTGMPAQGVFLATIIGAVAGTLMMAFYANMPYAQAPGMGLNAFFTYTVVFSLGYSWQEALAMVFLCGLISIVITVTKVRKMIIESIPAALKSAISAGIGIFLAYVGIKNAGLLKFSIDPGTYSVSGEGAEEGLASITANSSATPGLVEFTNPAVILAIIGLIITAFFVVKNIKGGVIISIALTTVIAILIGVVDLSTVDLASNNVGTAFKELRSIFGVALGSQGLGSLFGDTARIPEVLMAILAFSLTDIFDTIGTLIGTGEKVGIIRAEEGGKGTNGLDRALFSDLVGTTVGAVAGTSNVTTYVESAAGIGAGGRTGLTALVVAVLFAISSLFSPLLAIVPNAATAPILIIVGIMMLSNLKNIDWHDISEAIPAFFTSIFMGFAYSITHGIATGFIFYTLVKIFKGQAGSVSAVIWVLDALFILNFISLAIL
- a CDS encoding PTS sugar transporter subunit IIB, translating into MGIGIIIASHGKFAEGIHQSGSMIFGDQDKVQTVTFMPSEGPDDLYAHFKDAVAQFDADDEILVLADLWSGSPFNQASRVMEENPERKMAIITGLSLPMLIQAYTERMMDANAGVEQVAANIIKEAKDGVKALPEALNPAEAPEAAPAAQETVQGAIPEGTVIGDGKLKINLARVDTRLLHGQVATNWTPASKANRIIVASDTVAQDELRKGLIKQAAPGGVKANVVPIKKLIEAAKDPRFGNTHALILFETPQEALEAIEGGVPITELNIGSMAHSTGKTMVNNVLSMDKDDVATFEKLRDLGVSFDVRKVPNDSPKDLFDLISKANVQ
- the brpA gene encoding biofilm formation/cell division transcriptional regulator BrpA; translated protein: MKLGKKILLMLTAIILTTLVAAGIYVTDALSFSNSELAKTFKNYNTGSGSEAIQQTKPFSILLMGVDTGSADRDSQWEGNSDSMILVTVNPQTKSTTMTSLERDILITLSGPDDNDMTGAEAKLNAAYASGGAQMAIMTVQDLLDIDIDYYMQINMQGLVDLVDAVGGITVTNEFDFPISISENEPAYTATVEPGTHKINGEQALVYARMRYDDPDGDYGRQKRQREVIQKVMDKLLALNSVGSYKKILSAVSSNMQTNIELSTSTLPQLMNYSDALSNISSQQLKGEDVMLEGASYQVVTSEHLLEIQNRIKSELGLSENKEVKTTATVYENLYGSASDYDSGLDYSSSDDTAYSDSYSAESDYSYGQEQSNGAVDSSYYGYGY